CAAGCAAGCTCCCAACCCCCAGGTGCAGCACAACCCACCCACAGGACCTTCAAACCATGCTCCCCTTCCTTACCACTCAACAGGGAGTCCTCCAAGCTGATAAAAAGGGGGATTAGGATATAAAAGAAGCATCTTCCATCCTACCTGggctttttcctctcctatCTTAGGACAACACAGCACGAGTTTAGATGCACAATTGCTTTGCTCAACCATTTATTGAAGGCAGCAGATTTTGCCTGGTGTTTACAGCAACATGGGCAAAGTTTGTCCATCCCTCTAGCTGATGCTGCCCAAGGCCAATGGGTGGTGCCACCTTTGGATTCAGAGGAGGAACTATCTTGATTCTCCACAACTACTTTGATGACTGACTTTGCAGCATTGGACATGGTGGCCGTGACCCTCACGTGGCCAGCAAAGACCATGGCAGCCTCCTGGCACGCACCCAGCTTGACTCGGTGGAACACAGTGTCTTTGCCGGTGCTGGTGGATTGACTGCTATACATCCTGGTGTAGATGTTCTCCAAGTTGCCAAGGTGGGCTTTGTGGAAGGAGATCTCCATGGCAAGCTCCATGCAGAAAATATTGTAGTCAAAGGGGTTGGAGAAGAGGATGGCCAAGGTGAAGGTGTCCGCCTCGTACACCAGGAGCCCCACGCAACCCCGAAAATGGATCACGGAGTTGGTGAATTCACAACTCTCCATGACACCCGGTGCGATCCTGGGGTTGGGTGGCATGGAATTATAGCCGCTGTAGCAGTAGCTCCTGGAAAGAGAGcacaggagaggaggaaaagggatgGGGAGACCACTTGGGCTTACAAGGGAGATGGTCCAACCACTGGGAGATGGTCCGACCACTAGGAGGTGGTCCAACTTGGACCTTCTGCCTGAATCCTGCAGGCATCCCCTCTGGCAAGGGGGGTGCCCCTtgccccctgccccctcctCGTGGCATTACCTGGGGTTGTACAAAGTGACATCCTCGGTTTTGTTGGTGATCTGGATCTCCACACTCTGCTTAAAGGATTTCCACATGAACTTCCCATTCATCTCTGCAGCTCCGGGCAGGTCTCCAGTTGGAAGGTTTTGGACCAGAAAAATCAAGCTGCtgtcaagaaaaacaagttcCTGATAATGACTGTGCAAAGTCCTTGGCCTTGATGAGCCTTATGGGTCCAAAGTCCTTGCCTGGGCAGGGCACGCTTGTGTCAGGATTACAATGTGACAGTGCTGGATCCAAAGGGAAAGGCATTTTTGGGGTATCCAGTGCTGCTCTTCCGATCACAGGAGGAAAACTCCAAGGGAGGAGGACACACATGTGTGGACATTGACAAATACTTGGGCAGGAGGTGAAtattaatgcaaatatttattttctgccagcTGGGCACcttatctctgctgcttctcctggcaCAGGCAATAAATGCCTCAAGGTGCTGCGAGATAAATCCTCTTGCGGATgatggggtggtggggagcaTCAGGAGGAGGGTAGGACTCTCTTCATGGCAGTTCTTCCTGATGGTCAGCCTTGGCAGGGCCCTTCACACATTCCCAAGGAGATATAGGGCCATCAGTCTtacttcagtccctgggaaagttACGGAACAAATCCTCCCGGGGGCTATCACAAGTCAAATGAAGCACATGActgggaaaagccagcacagATTCACCACCGGCAAATCATGCTTGACAAACCTGATCGCCTTCTACGACAAAGTAAACTGCTCGGTTGATGTGGGGCGAGTAGTGGACGTTGTCTACCTGGATTTCTCCGAGGTTTTCAATATGGTTTCCCACAGGTTCCTCCTAGAGAAACTGATGCATTACGGTCTAGACAAGCAGTCGGCGCGACGGGTGGGGAACTGGCTGACAGGTTGCACCCAGAGGACGGTAGTGAATAGCTCCTTCTCAAACTGGCTACCTGGCACAAGTGGGGTCCCCCAAGGATCAATATTGGGCCCAAcgctgtttaatatcttcataagTGATCCCGATGATGGGATCAAGTGTACCCTGATGGAAGTTTGTCGATGATACCAAACTGAGCGGGAAAGTGGACACTTCGGAAGGGAGAGCCACCCTGCAGGGAGACCTGGATAGGATAGAACGGTGGGCTAACAAGAAtcttatgaagttcaacaaagacaAATGTAGGGTCTTACACCTGGGAAAACATAATCGAGGAGTGCAGCATAGgctgggagcagctctgtggaaagggacTTGGGGGGTCCTGCTGGACAACAAGCTCAGTATGCACAAACAGTGTGCTGCTGGGGCAAAGCAAGCCAACAGGGTGCTGGGTTGCATCAACGagggcatcaccagcagagataaagaagtcattaCCCCACTCTACTCAGTGCTcgtcaggccacacctggaatactgtgttcagttgtGGTCCCCGCGGTACAAAAAAGGCTGAAGTTTGCCATCTGAGGAAAGGCcgagaactgggtttgttcagccttgagaaaagagggctcaggggagaccttatcaccatgTTGCAGTATTGAAAGGGTGCCTACAAAGAAGATTTTACAAGGACAcacatggaaaagatgaggGATAATGGGTACAAGTTATTCCTGGGGAGATTCCGAttggacacaagaggaaaacttttcacaatgagaaaaatcacccattggaataatctccccaggaaagtggtggattccccaacattggacacttttaagattgagttggacagggtgctgggccatctttGCTAGAccgtgcttttgccaagaaaggttggaccagatgatccttgaggtcccttccaacctgataTTCTATGATCCCTGAGGAATTTGAGGGGGGCAGGCAGGTGACAAAACCTCCCCAGCTGGAAAGCTCAGGCATCTCCAGGTGCCTCCATGATGCTGTAAGAGCCTTCTCCACCCCTTAGCTAGAGCCAGGGTAGGTGGGTGCACAAGCTTGAGGACTGGTTTTGAGGTCCAAGCTTGGAGACCCCTAGTGCCTGGGCAAAACCTCACATTCCCTCTCTCCAACCCAAGAAATAAGTCCATTGAGTCCTAGTTGACTTTCATacctgttttgggtttgtgtggcaggggttttggtagcaggggtggctcctgtgagaagctgctagaagcttccccagctccaagttggacccaccTTTGGCCAAGGCTGAGCTCATCAGCAATGGGCCTCGgcgataacatatttaagaaggggaaacaTGCAGcgggggaggagattggaacgtgagaggaacccctacgcagataccgaggtcagtgaagaaggagagggaggaggtgggccagaggaggggatacccctgcagcccatggtgagatgGCAAGCTGTCCCCCCcacagcccatggaggtgagcaggggagcagattcccacctgcagccagggcaggagcccacaccggagcagggggatgcccccaaagatggccatgactccatcGGAAACCCCACGCTACAGgagcctgtgcctgaaggactgcagcgcctggaaaggacccacgctggagcagtttgtgaaggactgcagcccgtgggaaggactaacgttggagaagttcatgaaggactgtctcccgtgggagggaccccatgctggagcaggggaagggtgaggcgtcctccccctgaggaggaaggagcagcagagacaatgtgtgatgaactgaccccaacccccattccctgtctccctgtgctgctaggggggaggaggtggagaattcgggagtgaagctgtgcctgggaagaagggaggagtaggcggaaggtgttttaagatttggttttatttctcagtatccttgttttgatttgagtggtagtaaattaaattgattttgtttcttccccaagttgagcctgtcttttccccatgaccataagtgctgagtgatccctccctgtccttgcctCAACCCACCAGCtttactttatattttctcctcatcccacagcGGCCgtggggggaggagtgagcaagcggcttcGTGCTGCTTTGTTACTGActgggtttaaaccatgacaacccCAAAAGCCATCTGACCCCCAACCATCCCTCTGGTACCCACAGATGACCAGAGCCTGTAGTGGTATTTATTTGCACAAGAGCAAAGCCACCTCTCCTGCAGACAGCGTACAGCCCTTAAAAATCCCATTAACAAATCCTCCCCGGTGGGCTGATGTACAAAAATAGGAATCAATAGGTTTATCATTGCAAAAAAGCAGTCTTGAAATGCCGCACGTTTCGCTGTAGCCCGGCCACAACGAATCCACCCCTGGTCCCACTGGCTTTACATCAGGAAAAGCCCCCTTGGAAAATCGGCCCCGCAGGAGGGGATGGCAAAGAAAACCTGAGCCATTCTGAGAAGCTCTGAGTGGCCGGCCAAGCCGCGGGAGCTGCCAAAGAAACGCACCCATTTCTGGTGCGTCTGCAGGGTGCCAAAGTCGCTGTCGCtcctgcagtccttcaggaaggTGGTCAG
This genomic window from Buteo buteo chromosome 33, bButBut1.hap1.1, whole genome shotgun sequence contains:
- the LOC142026394 gene encoding uncharacterized protein LOC142026394, translating into MNGKFMWKSFKQSVEIQITNKTEDVTLYNPRSYCYSGYNSMPPNPRIAPGVMESCEFTNSVIHFRGCVGLLVYEADTFTLAILFSNPFDYNIFCMELAMEISFHKAHLGNLENIYTRMYSSQSTSTGKDTVFHRVKLGACQEAAMVFAGHVRVTATMSNAAKSVIKVVVENQDSSSSESKGGTTHWPWAASARGMDKLCPCCCKHQAKSAAFNKWLSKAIVHLNSCCVVLR